One stretch of Caldisericota bacterium DNA includes these proteins:
- a CDS encoding 50S ribosomal protein L25: MEKIVFKAMKREVSTKGMLKKLRSEGFIPGIAYGKTAKPIPITINEKEFINIIKHKGTSVIVNLDIDGTTYFTILKDIQKDPLGDKIVHVDFLEVDLDKPVLTKVPIVVVGESKGVKVGGVLEHTLYDIKVEAAPLDIPDKIAVDVTELDINDVVHVSDLVLSDKVKVLTPLDTVVVGVGHPTKEEVVPVEVEAGEEAGEEAGEEAGEEEQKEEAKKE, from the coding sequence ATGGAAAAGATAGTATTTAAGGCGATGAAAAGAGAAGTTTCTACTAAAGGGATGTTAAAGAAGCTTCGCAGTGAAGGATTTATTCCTGGCATAGCTTACGGAAAGACTGCAAAACCTATTCCTATCACAATTAACGAAAAGGAATTTATTAATATTATAAAACATAAAGGGACAAGTGTTATTGTTAACCTCGACATCGATGGGACTACTTACTTTACAATCCTTAAGGATATACAAAAAGACCCTCTTGGTGATAAGATTGTGCATGTGGATTTTTTAGAGGTAGATCTGGATAAACCTGTGCTTACGAAGGTACCGATTGTGGTTGTAGGTGAATCGAAAGGAGTAAAAGTTGGTGGCGTACTTGAGCATACGCTGTATGACATCAAGGTAGAAGCTGCTCCTCTTGACATTCCTGACAAAATTGCGGTTGATGTAACAGAACTTGATATAAATGATGTTGTGCACGTAAGTGACCTTGTTCTTTCCGATAAAGTGAAAGTACTTACCCCACTAGACACAGTTGTGGTAGGAGTTGGGCATCCCACAAAGGAAGAAGTGGTACCGGTGGAAGTTGAAGCTGGTGAAGAAGCTGGTGAAGAAGCTGGTGAAGAAGCTGGTGAAGAAGAACAGAAAGAAGAAGCGAAAAAGGAATAA
- a CDS encoding TIGR00282 family metallophosphoesterase, whose translation MKILFIGDVFGKPGRKAVRKALPELREKYSPDFIILNGENAAHGTGITEKSARELFSFGVDVITGGNHSFDKKQFWDQFDDFPFLLRPANFPSCARGKGHVVIEKDNMKLGVVNLQGRIELPPLDSPFVVGKQLVEAMQKETSCIMIDFHAEATSEKRAFGFFMDGFVSAVIGTHTHVPTADETILPRGTAYITDVGMTGVEESVIGVKKELAIKRFLTLLPLTFEVAEGNVILDFVVIDIANNGKAKSILRRRWRE comes from the coding sequence ATGAAAATACTTTTTATTGGAGATGTGTTTGGGAAGCCTGGAAGAAAAGCCGTTAGAAAGGCGCTGCCTGAATTAAGAGAAAAATATAGTCCTGATTTTATTATCTTAAATGGAGAAAATGCAGCGCACGGAACGGGAATCACAGAAAAAAGTGCACGGGAACTTTTTTCTTTTGGCGTAGATGTCATTACTGGAGGAAACCATAGTTTCGATAAGAAACAATTTTGGGATCAGTTTGATGATTTTCCTTTTCTTTTGCGTCCTGCAAATTTTCCATCATGTGCAAGAGGCAAAGGCCATGTTGTAATTGAAAAAGATAATATGAAATTGGGAGTAGTGAATTTACAGGGAAGAATAGAGCTACCTCCACTCGATTCGCCTTTTGTTGTAGGAAAACAGTTAGTTGAAGCGATGCAAAAAGAGACTTCTTGCATAATGATTGATTTTCATGCAGAGGCAACCAGCGAAAAGAGGGCATTTGGTTTTTTCATGGATGGATTTGTAAGCGCAGTTATTGGTACGCATACACATGTGCCTACTGCAGATGAAACAATTCTTCCACGTGGCACAGCTTATATTACAGATGTTGGAATGACTGGTGTAGAAGAATCTGTTATAGGAGTAAAAAAGGAGTTGGCAATCAAAAGATTTTTAACACTTCTTCCGTTAACATTTGAAGTTGCAGAAGGTAATGTGATTTTAGATTTTGTAGTCATTGATATTGCAAATAATGGCAAGGCAAAAAGCATATTGAGAAGAAGATGGAGAGAGTAA